In Equus caballus isolate H_3958 breed thoroughbred chromosome 7, TB-T2T, whole genome shotgun sequence, one DNA window encodes the following:
- the CAVIN3 gene encoding caveolae-associated protein 3, producing MGESALEPGPVPGAPAGGPVHAVTVVTLLEKLATMLEALQERQGGLARRQGGLAGSVRRIQSGLGALSRSHDTTSNTLAQLLAKAERVGSHADAAQERAVHRAAQVQRLEANHGLLVARGKLHVLLFKEEAEIPASAFQKAPEPLGPADQSEPGLEQPAVEVEESSDEEPVESRARRLRRTGLQKVQSLRRALSGRKGPAAPTPTPVKPPRLGPGRSAEGRSEAQPALESRQEPEPPQDTEEDPGRPGAAEAAVLQLESAA from the exons ATGGGGGAGAGCGCGCTGGAGCCGGGGCCTGTGCCCGGAGCGCCAGCGGGGGGCCCGGTGCACGCCGTGACAGTGGTGaccctgctggagaagctggccACCATGCTAGAGGCGCTGCAGGAGCGGCAGGGGGGCCTGGCTCGCAGGCAGGGCGGCCTGGCGGGCTCCGTGCGCCGCATCCAGAGCGGCCTGGGCGCGCTGAGTCGCAGCCACGACACCACGAGCAACACGCTGGCGCAGCTGCTGGCCAAGGCGGAGCGCGTGGGCTCGCACGCCGACGCCGCCCAGGAGCGCGCCGTGCACCGCGCCGCCCAGGTGCAGCGGCTGGAGGCAAACCACGGGCTGCTGGTGGCGCGCGGGAAGCTCCACGTCCTGCTCTTCAAG GAGGAGGCTGAAATCCCAGCCAGCGCCTTCCAGAAGGCTCCGGAGCCCTTAGGCCCAGCCGACCAGTCCGAGCCCGGCCTAGAGCAGCCGGCGGTGGAAGTTGAGGAGAGCTCTGACGAGGAGCCGGTGGAGTCCAGGGCACGGCGGCTGCGGCGCACCGGGTTGCAGAAGGTACAGAGCCTGCGAAGGGCTCTTTCGGGCCGCAAAGGTCCTGCAGCACCAACTCCCACGCCTGTCAAGCCACCTCGCCTTGGGCCTGGCCGGAGCGCTGAGGGTCGGTCCGAAGCCCAGCCTGCTCTGGAGTCCAGGCAGGAGCCAGAACCTCCTCAGGACACCGAGGAAGATCCCGGGAGacctggggctgccgaagcagcTGTGCTCCAATTAGAGAGTGCAGCCTGA